One region of Bombus affinis isolate iyBomAffi1 chromosome 3, iyBomAffi1.2, whole genome shotgun sequence genomic DNA includes:
- the LOC126914136 gene encoding nuclear receptor subfamily 2 group E member 1-like yields the protein MEEAIQMQTPETQIGHMPVVQPKMSASSSRILYDIPCKVCRDHSSGKHYGIFACDGCAGFFKRSIRRNRQYVCKAKSKGGCMVDKTHRNQCRACRLAKCIQVGMNKDAVQHERGPRNSTLRRQMALYFKEPEMMASMVPPPTTALDLALPKPPTESRVSVATPTPHHLLSHPVYCNSLAVSKIPVNMAGLPSLPLIPAVTAESICEQAARLLFLNVHWAKELAAGTTLVLEDQLTLLEFSWRELFLLAAAQILPTLDPTTLLPPAPHGLSLAVEVNRFRETLAGFHAMNLDQHEFACIRAIVLFKAGLDSEPTPSSRSSSGSASPSVGSRLRDAAAVARLRDGAQLALGQRLSGASLGALRFGKLLLLLPSLRSVSTHAIEELFFRRTIGIIPIERIICDMYKAA from the exons ATGGAAGAGGCGATCCAAATGCAGACTCCAGAAACACAAATCGGACATATGCCCGTGGTACAGCCGAAGATGTCTGCATCGTCCA GTCGTATTCTTTATGATATTCCCTGTAAGGTATGTCGGGATCATTCTTCAGGAAAGCATTATGGGATTTTTGCTTGCGATGGGTGTGCGGGTTTCTTCAAGAGATCGATACGAAGAAATCGCCAGTACGTCTGCAAAGCAAAGTCTAAAGGGGGTTGCATGGTGGATAAAACGCATCGAAATCAATGTAGAGCATGTCGCTTAGCTAAGTGTATTCAAGTCGGCATGAACAAAGACG CCGTGCAGCACGAACGGGGGCCACGAAACTCAACTCTGCGGAGGCAGATGGCCTTGTATTTTAAAGAACCCGAAATGATGGCTAGCATGGTGCCCCCACCAACGACAGCTTTGGATCTCGCTTTGCCCAAACCACCGACAGAATCTAGAGTCTCCGTAGCTACACCAACTCCTCATCATCTTCTTTCACATCCTGTTTACTGTAACAGCTTGGCCGTATCGaag aTACCAGTCAACATGGCGGGTTTGCCATCTCTACCATTGATCCCGGCGGTAACGGCGGAGTCGATCTGCGAACAGGCAGCCAGATTACTTTTCCTGAACGTTCATTGGGCCAAAGAACTAGCAGCAGGAACAACCCTGGTCCTGGAAGATCAATTGACTCTATTAGAATTCTCGTGGAGAGAACTATTTCTCCTCGCCGCCGCTCAAATCCTTCCAACGTTAGATCCAACTACCCTTCTCCCACCCGCACCTCACGGTCTCAGTCTGGCAGTCGAAGTGAATCGATTTAGAGAAACACTGGCTGGTTTTCACGCGATGAATCTCGATCAGCATGAGTTCGCGTGCATCAGAGCGATCGTACTGTTTAAAGCTGGACTGGATAGCGAACCTACCCCAAGCAGTAGAAGTAGCAGTGGATCAGCCTCTCCTAGTGTCGGAAGTAGACTCAGGGACGCGGCAGCAGTCGCCAGACTGAGGGATGGAGCACAACTTGCACTTGGTCAAAGATTAAGTGGTGCATCGTTAGGTGCTCTGAGGTTTGGAAAATTACTTTTGTTGCTCCCTTCGCTCCGTTCAGTTTCCACGCATGCCATCGAGGAGTTGTTCTTCAGGAGGACTATCGGCATCATTCCTATCGAGAGGATCATTTGCGATATGTACAAGGCTGCTTGA